atcataatATCATCTTATATACTTGATATTCCATGTCTTTGGAATACATAATAAGGTATCAAATAAAGTTAACTTGAGATAATGAACATTTGTTCACCCATCATGCACGACCATTCACATGACCTAACATTATCCAATATTTAAACCTTCTATAGGTAAATTGAATAAAAGCAACTCACCAATATTCTACTCTAGCTCATCCACTTTTGGGctatttaagtttgactctttaaaaagaaaaacttatacTTTAGTCCAACCATATAATGGAACTTGTAACTGTCATTTTAGATTTTAGGCTTGATTCACTTTGTGCAACCCAAGTCCTCTAGATGTCATGATGTACCCCTTTTATATGTGACCTATGGGTTTTTTATTATGTTGGTAGTGAACATATTCGTGATAAATCTACAATCCGTTAATCATTCATACGTAAACTAAAATTGATCTTTAGTAAACCATTATGACCACCAAAATAATAGTgtcaaaaattgatatatacCTGTCAACAATAcagttatcatataatttgatcatttccTAAACTAATATCTCTTTGAGGGTGAGACAATAATTTAGTGTCTATATCATGAAACTCTTAATATGCATTGACTAATGTTTGTACCAATGATTGGACAATATTAGATTGAGCAATAATTCAATCTTATAGTGGCCACATAAATTCAGTGGTCATTGATACCTGTTAATAGGCCTAATAGAAATATCCACTCTTATACCTTAGaatgataaatcatatattgATCCAATATAACTTTCATACAATTCTTAGTATGGCCAATCACTACCATTCTAATAATCATTTCTTAATGACTATGTTATGTTGATGTTaaactatattaatttttgtataaaatggTCTAATGACTCAAATTGAAGGATTACATAGAACATTGTTTGTTAGAGGATGTGTTccataaacaataaattacacATCCATGTGGAATCCTCTTGACTGGTTAGATCTAGTAAATATATCTACTCAATATACACTCATATGTTATACTAGATTGTCAAACAAACCATTTTGTCACATAATTGTTTTTTGATAAAGTCgtttaatactatgataatattaacCGTATTACATTTGTCTGTTGTCAAGTTAATATTAGGATTATGGGCATTACTGGTGAGAATGGACAACATATGTGAACATAAGATATTAATctaatttactttaaataaaaaacaatcagatttattaacaaaaatataattataattctaatACATAGATGTGACAATTGATTTTAGAGCACTTAAAAACATTCTCAATCTTCAAATGACATCTTTTCTAGTCGCTTTCCTAAAAGAGGTAGGTGCAATTTTCTGCCTGATCTTCAATTTGCACCTTCCTAAATGTGTAATCTATTTCCAAGCTCAAATATCAGTAAATTTTGTCAggatttaatcaaatacaaGCAAATCCTAAATCCCTATGAaggtaaaaatataacaaacaaaagacTAAACATAACCCCCATACACATGCATAAGGTTTACAGTGGTTTACTCTCCGTAAGAGAGCCATGtccatttttctaaaaaaactATAGGAGGCTCTAGCAAGACTCAAAAATTGGTTCACTCTATACCTCCCTTTAGTGATTCTCACTCTCTAATTGTAATAGTTTCTTCCTATTGTATTCCATTTCTAGCTCtaaaatttaaccttttttgtacttaatatctaaaatactattcctaatattactcataattcATATCTTAATaagacttttatttaaattcctaaaaaattatatttttattcttaattatattttttaaataaaaaattatacataaaaaaattagaaaaattatattctaattgGAATATTAATTTGAGATGAAGGAAGTTTCAcaattttgataaatctttCATAGGATTTCTATATATATGACTGATTCAAGAAAGAACTAGAACCTCGTTAAGAGTAGGAGGATACAGAGTGGTTTCATTTCGGTTGTAAGTGAAAAAattgataacaaactaatattgATCACAAAATTTTTCTCCATCAAGTGTAAGTGAAATTAGAATAGGGGAAGATTCTAATTTACATTGAATCAATGTTATATGAATAAGAAGAGAATTTGTTTGTGGAACATTTGGCCTAGATCGTAAGTGAAGTATAACAAATGAAAACCAATGACAAATGGCATTGGTAATGGTTTGATGCaataaagaaagataaacaTGTGGCACATATACCCGAGAATCGAAGTAAAATAAGATCTTAAAAAGATAGATAACACagtaaaagggaaaaagaaatggCAACTTATTTACCTTGTCTGGAATCAGATATCGACCAAGAAAACCACACTTCTTTACGTTGCAGTAGTGTAGTCTTTCAGCATATGAATTCTGAACATGAAATCGGATGCCTATGTCACGATATCTTTCACCTCTAGGTAAAAGTGGATCATCGAACTTGAAAGCAGGATAAAATCCCAGGAATACGTGATCTGATTCCACATAGTCGGGTCCAGTACCATTGTCCCATACACTCCAAGTTCCGTGGATAACTTCTTCTGCACCATCTTCTCTCTTGAGCAACCAGTCCAAGCCAATCGCCAAACCTTGGTCTTTATTATAGTCTCGAAACTCCACCACAACACAGATAAGAAGAGAAGTCAATTCACTACTGCAAATATTTGCCCATGGATACGTTACAGAAGAACCTGCAGCACACAAGGTAAACCATTCTGGAACTTCACTTCCCGGAAAACAGAAATAACTTCTATCAGTTTCTAGAAAAATTTCCTGTCCCGAtccctgtaaaaaaaaaaaataaataaattgaagttaACCAGTAATGGAAATTATAAGAAATAAGGAAGAGTGTGGAGACCTTTTAGTTGTTCCCAACCATACATACCCTTGAAATTTGAAGATTCGCTGACACTCGAAATTGTCTCATAATTTGACTGCAGGaattttgattcagtttgaaacAATTGCTGAAGTTAAATCTTATGCTGGGAGAAAAATCTCTTTTCAGAAGATCTCGTAAACTTATGCAATTGTTTGCATTTATATTGCCCAATTTGCTTGGAAGCTTTGGCAGGATTTGAAGCCTCTCGCAATAGCTTACATCAAGATAAGATAATTCAGACAAGTGTTCTATACTTTCTGGAATGCTGTTAAAGAAGTTTCTGCCAAGAAGTAAACTTTTTAGCGATGATAACTGACCAAGATTGTTCGGCAACTTCACAATACCACAGTTGGTCAGATCTAACTCTTCTAGACACCTTAAATTTAGAATGGATGTTGGTACTTCT
This is a stretch of genomic DNA from Mangifera indica cultivar Alphonso chromosome 11, CATAS_Mindica_2.1, whole genome shotgun sequence. It encodes these proteins:
- the LOC123229883 gene encoding disease resistance-like protein DSC1 isoform X2 is translated as MSQQAENIYLQPSSLGVMDQLRFFKLHNSVDNINKVHVSHKLSFISSELRYVCWYGCPLESLQPNFLSKNLVALDMPHSHIEQLWSSVQLVNLKRIDLSFSKRLRSQDLSLTPNVKILVLEGCTSLREISSSIHGCKYELHMLNLRHCRSLESLPTDIHVASFEKVIFSGCLKLKQFPQASWDMKEIYLDETAIEDLPSSIENLSRLVILNLKDCLMLQGLPSNIYQLKSLQYLNLSWCLKLDGLPDKLGNLEALRVLKAERVATREVPTSILNLRCLEELDLTNCGIVKLPNNLGQLSSLKSLLLGRNFFNSIPESIEHLSELSYLDVSYCERLQILPKLPSKLGNINANNCISLRDLLKRDFSPSIRFNFSNCFKLNQNSCSQIMRQFRVSANLQISRGSGQEIFLETDRSYFCFPGSEVPEWFTLCAAGSSVTYPWANICSSELTSLLICVVVEFRDYNKDQGLAIGLDWLLKREDGAEEVIHGTWSVWDNGTGPDYVESDHVFLGFYPAFKFDDPLLPRGERYRDIGIRFHVQNSYAERLHYCNVKKCGFLGRYLIPDKDPFDLYFDAHLE